Proteins co-encoded in one Coregonus clupeaformis isolate EN_2021a chromosome 17, ASM2061545v1, whole genome shotgun sequence genomic window:
- the LOC121586772 gene encoding TBC1 domain family member 20 — translation MKKGKKHQQGTGARVNGNGNAQRHGEHESWKKLKLVEIHQALNCDPVDIETLRRAAISKGGLLTDEIRRKVWPKLLSVNVYNLPAKPTKDVRENHKDFNQVLLDVRRSMKRFPRGMRVDEKQVLQEQLIDIILVVLQKNPALHYYQGYHDIVVTFLLVVGERMAIAILETLSNHHLRDFMDPTMDSTKHILNYLMPILEQVDPQLHDFMLRAEVGTIFALSWLITWYSHVLSEFRHILRLYDFFLASHPLMAIYFAAVIVLHREKEVKQTECDMAMVHQLLSQIPQDLPYEELITQAHCLFTCYPPSLLAKCAALQSRKSITINCFKAFQTATEQQRPDSVLRRQLLRARGLGGPDSQLVLSRDTQPNQAANQLVKMAVWGISATLGAAALAVAQTVLDWAPDFF, via the exons AGCACGAATCGTGGAAGAAGCTGAAGCTGGTGGAGATCCACCAGGCCCTGAACTGTGACCCGGTGGACATTGAGACCCTGCGGAGGGCGGCCATCAGCAAGGGAGGCCTTCTAACAGACGAGATCAGAAGGAAAGTCTGGCCCAAGCTGCTCAGCGTCAATGTGTACAACTTGCCTGCTAAACCTA CAAAGGATGTCCGAGAGAACCACAAGGACTTCAACCAGGTGCTCCTTGACGTCAGGAGGTCCATGAAACGTTTCCCAAGAG GCATGCGTGTGGACGAGAAGCAGGTGCTACAGGAACAGCTGATTGACATCATCCTGGTTGTTCTACAGAAGAACCCTGCGTTACACTACTACCAGGGTTACCATGACATCGTGGTCACCTTCCTGCTGGTGGTCGGGGAGCGCATGGCCATCGCCATTTTGGAGACCCTTTCCAATCACCACCTCAG GGATTTCATGGATCCTACCATGGACAGCACCAAGCACATACTGAACTACCTAATGCCAATACTGGAGCAAGTTGATCCACAACTACATGATTTTATGCTGAg GGCCGAGGTGGGCACCATCTTTGCTCTGAGCTGGCTCATCACATGGTACAGCCACGTCCTGTCTGAGTTCCGTCACATCCTCAGGCTCTATGACTTCTTCCTGGCTTCACACCCCCTGATGGCCATCTACTTCGCTGCCGTG ATCGTCCTGCACAGGGAGAAGGAGGTGAAGCAAACCGAGTGTGACATGGCCATGGTGCACCAACTCCTGTCCCAGATCCCCCAGGACCTGCCCTACGAGGAGCTCATCACCCAGGCCCACTGCCTCTTTACCTGCTACCCGCCCTCCCTGCTGGCCAAGTGTGCTGCGCTGCAGTCCCGCAAGAG catCACCATCAACTGTTTCAAGGCCTTCCAGACGGCCACTGAGCAGCAGCGGCCCGACTCGGTCCTCCGTCGGCAGCTCCTCCGGGCCCGAGGCCTCGGGGGCCCAGACTCCCAGCTGGTCCTTTCCAGGGACACGCAGCCCAACCAGGCTGCCAACCAGCTCGTCAAGATGGCCGTGTGGGGCATCTCAGCCACCCTGGGGGCGGCCGCTCTGGCTGTGGCCCAGACCGTCCTGGACTGGGCTCCTGACTTCTTCTGA